From a single Agrobacterium tumefaciens genomic region:
- the nagZ gene encoding beta-N-acetylhexosaminidase, translating to MTDCKAMILGCSGLSLTADEIALYRDQQPWGFILFGRNIGEPQQIADLVASMRDAVGRPDAPVLIDQEGGRVQRIKPPILQAYPNARILGEIYERDRERGLRAAWLMSRLHAFDLMKFGINVDCLPVLDVPVEGASNVIGNRAYGYSPTMVAQMGQAAADGLKAGGMLPVMKHMPGHGRGMVDSHHELPVVDVPLDELDDHDFVPFRALNRELMAMSAHLVFNAVDRERPATTSAKVIEEVIRGRIGFDGLLMSDDSSMNALKGTLGERAANIVAGGCDIVLHCNGVMGEMLEVVKEVPVLSGRSLERVRAVEAGFPAADASDEAELRAEFNAMWAVS from the coding sequence ATGACCGATTGCAAAGCCATGATCCTCGGATGCAGCGGGCTTTCGCTGACCGCCGACGAGATTGCCCTTTACCGTGACCAGCAGCCGTGGGGCTTCATCCTGTTCGGCCGCAATATCGGCGAGCCGCAACAGATTGCCGATCTCGTCGCATCCATGCGTGATGCCGTCGGGAGGCCAGATGCGCCGGTGTTGATCGATCAGGAAGGCGGGCGCGTTCAGCGCATCAAGCCGCCGATCCTGCAGGCCTATCCAAATGCCCGCATTCTCGGTGAAATCTACGAGCGCGACCGCGAGAGAGGCCTGCGCGCCGCCTGGCTGATGTCGCGCCTGCATGCCTTTGACCTGATGAAATTCGGCATCAATGTCGATTGCCTGCCGGTGCTTGATGTGCCGGTGGAAGGCGCCAGCAATGTCATCGGCAACCGCGCTTATGGCTATTCGCCGACCATGGTGGCGCAGATGGGCCAGGCGGCTGCCGATGGGCTGAAGGCCGGTGGTATGTTGCCCGTCATGAAACATATGCCCGGCCACGGTCGCGGCATGGTCGATTCGCACCATGAATTGCCTGTTGTCGATGTGCCGCTTGATGAACTGGACGACCATGATTTCGTGCCGTTCCGGGCGCTTAACCGCGAATTGATGGCGATGAGCGCACATCTGGTGTTCAACGCCGTTGATCGCGAACGCCCGGCGACTACCTCGGCGAAGGTGATCGAGGAGGTCATTCGCGGTCGGATCGGCTTTGACGGGCTGCTGATGTCCGACGACAGTTCCATGAATGCGCTGAAGGGCACGCTTGGCGAACGGGCTGCGAATATTGTTGCTGGTGGCTGCGATATAGTCTTGCATTGCAACGGCGTGATGGGTGAAATGCTTGAGGTTGTGAAGGAAGTTCCCGTTCTTTCCGGCCGTTCGCTGGAGCGGGTTCGGGCTGTGGAGGCGGGTTTCCCCGCTGCTGACGCCTCCGACGAAGCTGAACTGAGAGCTGAATTCAACGCCATGTGGGCCGTTTCCTGA
- the serS gene encoding serine--tRNA ligase, whose protein sequence is MHDIKWIRENPEAFDAALARRGAEPAASGLIALDEKRRSVIQSLQDMQSRRNAASKEIGAAMAQKNMELAEKLKAEVADIKENMPRAEEEDRQVTAELNDALSRLPNMPFDDVPDGKDEHDNVVTRVVGQKPGWNHEAKEHFEIGEALGYMDFERAAKLSGSRFTVLTSQLARLERALGQFMIDLHTTEHGYTEVSSPLMVRDEAMFGTGQLPKFSEDLFKTTDGRWLIPTAEVTLTNLVSGEILEQEKLPLRFTALTPSFRSEAGSAGRDTRGMLRQHQFWKCELVSITDAESAVAEHERMTACAEEVLKRLGLHFRTMTLCTGDMGFGARKTYDLEVWLPGQDTYREISSCSVCGDFQGRRMNARYRGKDDKATKFVHTLNGSGTAVGRCLIAVLENYLNEDGSVTIPDVLLPYMGGLKRIEKAA, encoded by the coding sequence ATGCACGACATTAAATGGATACGCGAAAACCCCGAAGCCTTCGATGCGGCTCTTGCACGCCGAGGTGCTGAGCCTGCCGCCAGCGGCCTGATCGCCCTTGATGAAAAACGCCGTTCCGTCATCCAGTCCCTGCAGGACATGCAGTCCCGCCGCAATGCCGCCTCCAAGGAAATCGGCGCCGCCATGGCGCAGAAGAACATGGAGCTTGCGGAGAAACTGAAGGCAGAAGTCGCCGACATCAAGGAAAACATGCCGCGCGCCGAGGAGGAGGACCGTCAGGTCACCGCCGAGCTGAACGACGCCCTGTCGCGCCTGCCGAACATGCCCTTCGACGATGTGCCCGATGGCAAGGACGAGCACGACAATGTGGTTACCCGCGTGGTCGGCCAGAAGCCCGGCTGGAACCATGAGGCCAAGGAGCATTTCGAGATCGGCGAAGCGCTCGGTTACATGGATTTCGAGCGCGCCGCCAAGCTGTCGGGTTCGCGTTTTACCGTTCTGACCAGCCAGCTGGCGCGGCTGGAGCGGGCGCTCGGCCAGTTCATGATCGACCTGCACACGACGGAACACGGTTATACCGAAGTTTCCTCGCCGCTGATGGTTCGTGACGAGGCGATGTTCGGAACCGGGCAGTTGCCGAAGTTTTCCGAGGACCTGTTCAAGACCACCGACGGCCGGTGGCTGATCCCGACGGCGGAAGTGACGCTGACAAATCTCGTTTCAGGCGAAATTCTCGAGCAGGAAAAACTGCCGTTGCGTTTCACCGCGCTCACACCGTCCTTCCGCTCGGAAGCGGGTTCTGCCGGCCGCGATACGCGCGGCATGCTGCGCCAGCACCAGTTCTGGAAATGCGAACTCGTCTCCATCACCGATGCGGAAAGTGCTGTTGCCGAGCATGAGCGCATGACGGCCTGCGCCGAAGAAGTGCTGAAGCGTCTCGGCCTGCATTTCCGCACCATGACGCTATGCACCGGCGATATGGGGTTTGGCGCACGCAAGACTTACGATCTGGAAGTGTGGCTGCCAGGCCAGGACACCTATCGCGAAATTTCGTCCTGCTCGGTCTGCGGCGATTTTCAGGGCCGGCGCATGAATGCGCGTTATCGCGGCAAGGACGACAAGGCGACGAAGTTCGTTCACACGCTGAACGGTTCAGGCACGGCCGTCGGCCGCTGCCTGATCGCGGTTCTCGAAAATTATCTGAACGAGGACGGTTCCGTCACAATTCCTGACGTGCTGTTGCCCTATATGGGCGGTCTGAAGCGCATCGAGAAGGCGGCCTGA
- the surE gene encoding 5'/3'-nucleotidase SurE — translation MRILLTNDDGIHAEGLAVLERIARTLSDDVWIVAPETDQSGLAHSLTLSEPLRLRKVSDKHFALRGTPTDCVIMGIREVLPEKPDLVLSGVNAGANMADDVTYSGTIAGAIEGTLQGVRSFALSQAFSHADGRVVPWEVAETYAPDLLRKLMDVDLPDGTFLNLNFPNCAPKDVQGVSVTGQGKLDFGLTVEERQDGRGFPYYWLRFGERLGTFREGTDIHALKHGKISVTPLKLDLTDYTVKDRVAQALGFGVAD, via the coding sequence ATGCGGATTTTGCTGACCAATGACGACGGTATCCACGCTGAAGGGCTGGCGGTGCTGGAGCGTATCGCCCGCACGCTGTCCGACGATGTCTGGATCGTCGCGCCGGAAACCGACCAGAGCGGCCTTGCTCATTCGCTGACGCTTTCCGAACCGCTGCGTCTGCGAAAAGTTTCCGACAAACATTTCGCGCTGCGTGGCACGCCGACCGATTGCGTCATCATGGGCATTCGCGAGGTTCTGCCTGAGAAGCCAGATCTCGTGCTGTCAGGCGTTAATGCCGGCGCCAACATGGCCGATGACGTGACCTATTCCGGCACGATTGCCGGCGCCATCGAAGGCACGCTGCAGGGCGTGCGTTCCTTCGCGCTCAGCCAGGCCTTCAGCCATGCCGATGGCCGTGTCGTGCCGTGGGAAGTCGCCGAAACCTATGCGCCGGATCTTCTGCGCAAGCTGATGGATGTCGATCTGCCTGATGGCACGTTCCTCAACCTCAATTTCCCCAATTGCGCGCCCAAGGATGTGCAGGGCGTTTCCGTGACCGGGCAGGGCAAGCTCGATTTTGGCCTGACCGTGGAAGAACGACAGGACGGTCGCGGTTTCCCCTATTACTGGCTGCGCTTCGGCGAACGTCTCGGAACCTTCCGCGAAGGCACCGATATCCATGCCCTGAAGCATGGCAAGATTTCGGTCACGCCGCTTAAGCTTGACCTGACGGACTACACGGTGAAGGATCGGGTTGCGCAAGCACTGGGATTCGGAGTCGCCGATTGA
- a CDS encoding protein-L-isoaspartate(D-aspartate) O-methyltransferase, whose translation MKSAMVEKEGFAALVLRLRGEGISDLDLLTAVEQTPRSKFVPPQFAADAYSSRTIPIDCGAFMEGADMAVKILARLQLKPGQRVLEIGTGSGFMTAIIARRVERVFSLERYKTLVQQAQNCLDDLSIRNVVIRQADGSNGLVGEGTFDRIVSTAAFTTMPRFFAEQIVSGGMMIAPIIVEGDRCVMTRFSKTGSRFEKEELFEAPYLPLSTHIARHL comes from the coding sequence TTGAAATCCGCAATGGTCGAAAAGGAAGGTTTTGCCGCTCTGGTTCTCCGCTTAAGGGGCGAGGGGATTTCCGACCTTGATCTTTTAACGGCGGTCGAGCAGACGCCACGCTCCAAATTCGTGCCGCCGCAATTTGCGGCCGACGCCTATTCCAGCCGCACGATCCCGATCGATTGCGGTGCCTTCATGGAAGGCGCCGACATGGCGGTGAAGATTCTTGCCCGCCTGCAGCTGAAACCCGGCCAACGCGTGCTGGAAATCGGCACCGGCAGCGGTTTCATGACGGCGATCATCGCTCGCCGGGTGGAGCGGGTGTTTTCGCTGGAGCGTTACAAGACGCTGGTGCAGCAGGCGCAGAACTGTCTCGATGACCTTTCCATCCGCAATGTCGTCATCCGCCAGGCGGACGGCAGCAACGGGCTTGTGGGCGAGGGCACCTTTGACCGCATCGTCTCCACGGCTGCCTTCACCACCATGCCCCGCTTCTTTGCCGAGCAGATCGTTTCGGGCGGAATGATGATCGCGCCGATCATCGTTGAGGGTGATCGCTGCGTGATGACCCGCTTTTCCAAGACCGGCAGCCGCTTCGAAAAGGAAGAGCTGTTTGAGGCGCCTTATCTGCCGCTCAGCACCCATATTGCCCGGCATTTGTAA
- the mobB gene encoding molybdopterin-guanine dinucleotide biosynthesis protein B — MTTQKVFGIAGWKNSGKTGLAVRIVTELTARGYRVSTIKHAHHDFDIDKVGADSWRHRQAGAHEVTIVSGTRFAIMHELRGEREPSFEHILSRLAPCDLVLIEGYKYEPVPKIEARRLEAMKTEPLAPLDPHIIAIAADHEVADTNLPVFDLDDTATIADFIEKTVGLVRG, encoded by the coding sequence ATGACGACACAAAAGGTCTTTGGCATTGCCGGCTGGAAAAATTCGGGCAAGACCGGCCTTGCGGTGCGCATCGTCACCGAGCTGACAGCACGCGGCTACCGCGTCTCCACCATCAAGCACGCCCATCATGATTTCGATATCGACAAGGTGGGTGCGGATAGCTGGCGTCACCGCCAAGCCGGCGCCCATGAGGTCACCATCGTCTCCGGCACCCGCTTCGCCATCATGCATGAATTGCGCGGCGAACGGGAACCGTCCTTCGAGCACATCCTCTCCCGCCTCGCCCCTTGCGATCTCGTGCTGATAGAAGGCTACAAATATGAGCCGGTGCCGAAGATCGAGGCGCGCCGGCTGGAGGCGATGAAAACCGAACCGCTTGCGCCGCTCGATCCACATATCATCGCGATTGCCGCCGATCATGAAGTGGCGGACACGAACCTGCCCGTTTTCGATCTCGATGATACCGCAACGATTGCCGACTTCATCGAGAAGACGGTCGGGTTGGTGAGAGGGTAA
- the tatC gene encoding twin-arginine translocase subunit TatC, giving the protein MSGDTEDKPQPLIEHLMELRTRLIWSLGAFFVAFIACFAVAKHLFNLLVIPYKWAVLWAGLDVTKSSLIYTAPQEFFFTQIKVAMFGAMVISFPVIASQLYKFVAPGLYKNERAAFLPFLIASPILFLIGAALVYFFFTPMVMWFFLAMQQLPEDGEVAISLMPKVSEYLSLIMTLVLSFGLVFQLPVVTTLLARVGLLTSDWLREKRKFAIVMAFVVAAVLTPPDPMSQIGLALPAIILYEISIYMARLVERKRAAESKSTELEET; this is encoded by the coding sequence ATGAGCGGGGATACCGAAGATAAGCCGCAGCCGCTTATCGAGCACCTCATGGAGTTGCGAACCCGGCTGATCTGGTCGCTCGGCGCATTTTTCGTCGCTTTCATCGCCTGTTTCGCGGTTGCCAAGCACCTCTTCAACCTGCTTGTCATTCCCTACAAGTGGGCCGTGCTCTGGGCGGGGCTGGATGTGACAAAATCGTCGCTGATCTATACCGCGCCGCAGGAATTCTTCTTCACGCAGATCAAGGTCGCGATGTTCGGCGCGATGGTCATCTCCTTTCCGGTGATCGCCTCGCAGCTCTATAAATTCGTCGCACCCGGTCTCTACAAGAACGAACGCGCCGCCTTCCTGCCGTTCCTCATCGCGTCGCCGATCCTTTTCCTCATCGGTGCGGCGCTCGTCTATTTCTTCTTCACGCCCATGGTCATGTGGTTCTTCCTCGCCATGCAGCAATTGCCTGAGGATGGCGAGGTGGCGATTTCGCTGATGCCGAAGGTGTCGGAATATCTGAGCCTCATCATGACGCTGGTGCTGTCCTTCGGCCTTGTGTTCCAGCTGCCCGTCGTCACCACGCTTCTGGCGCGTGTCGGGCTTCTGACCAGCGACTGGCTGCGTGAAAAACGCAAGTTTGCCATCGTCATGGCCTTTGTGGTCGCGGCCGTGCTGACGCCGCCAGACCCCATGTCCCAGATCGGTCTTGCGCTGCCTGCGATCATTCTCTACGAGATTTCCATCTACATGGCTCGACTCGTGGAGAGGAAACGTGCGGCGGAATCCAAAAGCACGGAGCTGGAAGAGACCTGA
- the tatB gene encoding Sec-independent protein translocase protein TatB has protein sequence MLDIGWSELLVIAVVLIVVVGPKDLPPMIRAFGKTMASLRKMAGDFRTQFDEALKEADMDDVRQTISDVRNLNPTNSLRDAMSPLRQLGNEIKSDLQKATAAPDGLSSTAAPATSEPVAPLVSTPEPEMKLPDTPPVVAAAAAPVAAATEEKPKRARAKSVATVEAEAVVAKPKRAARTKVAATPEAVASAMTSEAAVSKTPVKAVVKKAATKKTEADRPTAVADAKPVKAAKTKAVKPKKDEA, from the coding sequence ATGTTAGATATCGGCTGGAGCGAGCTTCTGGTGATTGCGGTCGTGCTGATCGTGGTCGTCGGACCGAAAGACTTGCCGCCCATGATCCGCGCCTTCGGCAAGACGATGGCCAGCCTTCGCAAGATGGCCGGGGATTTCCGCACGCAGTTCGATGAGGCCCTGAAAGAGGCCGATATGGACGATGTGCGCCAGACGATTTCCGATGTCCGCAATCTCAACCCCACGAATTCCCTGCGCGATGCGATGAGCCCGCTTCGCCAGCTGGGCAATGAGATCAAATCCGACCTGCAGAAGGCAACGGCGGCACCCGATGGCCTGTCCTCCACTGCCGCACCGGCGACGAGCGAGCCGGTCGCCCCGCTCGTGAGCACGCCGGAGCCGGAAATGAAGCTGCCGGATACGCCGCCCGTCGTCGCTGCCGCAGCGGCACCGGTTGCCGCCGCCACGGAAGAAAAGCCGAAACGCGCCCGTGCGAAATCGGTTGCGACCGTCGAAGCCGAAGCGGTTGTCGCCAAGCCGAAACGGGCCGCCCGGACCAAAGTGGCCGCAACGCCGGAAGCTGTTGCTTCCGCGATGACTAGCGAAGCCGCCGTTTCGAAGACGCCTGTGAAGGCTGTCGTCAAAAAGGCAGCGACCAAGAAGACCGAGGCTGACAGGCCGACGGCGGTGGCCGACGCCAAGCCGGTCAAAGCGGCAAAAACAAAGGCTGTGAAGCCGAAAAAGGATGAAGCATGA
- the mobA gene encoding molybdenum cofactor guanylyltransferase MobA, whose product MSALPHRIPGLVLAGGLSRRMGTNKAMVMLGDAPLLSHVVRRISPQVSDVTINAATHDKGGWAGTFGLPLLPDTLNGHAGPLAGVLAGMRHFRNREAAGSHFLTAPADSPFFPDDLVARLCEHVSDNTIIIAASSGQLHPVFALWPVALADDLEEWLRNDANRRIRAYLARHVTIGVAFPPLETAKGSLDPFFNINTPDELALARSYLEHFQ is encoded by the coding sequence ATGAGCGCCCTTCCCCATCGGATACCCGGTCTCGTGCTCGCCGGCGGCCTGTCGCGGCGCATGGGCACCAACAAGGCAATGGTGATGCTGGGCGATGCACCGCTGCTTTCCCACGTCGTGCGCCGCATTTCGCCGCAGGTCTCGGATGTCACCATCAATGCCGCGACCCATGACAAGGGCGGCTGGGCGGGCACTTTCGGCCTGCCGCTGCTGCCCGATACGCTGAACGGCCATGCCGGTCCGCTTGCAGGTGTTCTGGCCGGCATGCGGCACTTCCGCAATCGCGAGGCTGCCGGCAGCCATTTCCTGACGGCGCCTGCCGACAGCCCGTTCTTTCCTGACGATCTCGTCGCCCGGCTTTGCGAACACGTATCGGACAATACGATCATCATTGCCGCCTCCAGCGGCCAGCTTCACCCCGTCTTCGCGCTGTGGCCGGTGGCGCTTGCCGACGATCTGGAGGAGTGGCTGAGGAACGATGCGAACCGCCGCATCCGCGCTTATCTTGCCCGGCACGTCACCATCGGCGTGGCTTTTCCGCCGCTTGAAACGGCAAAGGGCAGCCTCGATCCATTCTTCAACATCAACACGCCGGATGAGCTGGCGCTGGCGCGTAGCTATCTGGAGCATTTCCAGTAA
- a CDS encoding segregation and condensation protein A produces MAADKSRNSTPMDKLWQDVTPERLTGEAGLVIDVAGFEGPLDLLLHLARTQKVDLSRISVLALAEQYLQFVESARRVRIELAADYLVMAAWLAFLKSKLLIPQQAKDDGPSGEEMAATLAFRLKRLEAMREAAERLVNRARLGRDVFARGAPEHIPHINRSAYEANLYDLLSAYANLRQRQAITQVTIEKRQVWSLVEARELLNSLLGDVGEWTVLDQYLLQYVPDPAMRVTAIASAFAASLELVREGSLQIRQEGAFQPIYMRRGTRDERGASAGGTDNDE; encoded by the coding sequence ATGGCCGCAGACAAGTCTCGCAATTCAACGCCGATGGACAAGCTCTGGCAGGATGTGACGCCGGAGCGGCTGACGGGTGAGGCCGGGCTGGTCATCGATGTCGCGGGTTTCGAAGGCCCGCTTGATCTTCTGCTGCATCTTGCCCGCACGCAGAAGGTTGATCTGTCGCGCATTTCGGTGCTGGCCCTTGCCGAGCAATATCTGCAATTCGTGGAAAGTGCGCGCCGCGTGCGCATTGAGCTGGCCGCCGATTATCTTGTGATGGCGGCCTGGCTCGCCTTTCTGAAATCCAAACTACTCATTCCGCAGCAGGCAAAGGATGACGGCCCTTCGGGCGAGGAAATGGCCGCGACGCTGGCCTTCCGGCTGAAACGTCTGGAGGCGATGCGTGAGGCGGCCGAAAGGCTGGTCAACCGCGCCCGGCTTGGCCGCGACGTTTTCGCCCGTGGCGCACCGGAGCATATTCCGCATATCAATCGCTCGGCTTATGAGGCGAACCTCTACGATCTTCTGAGCGCCTATGCCAATCTGCGGCAGAGGCAGGCCATCACCCAGGTCACCATTGAAAAACGGCAGGTGTGGTCGCTGGTGGAGGCGCGTGAGCTTCTCAACAGCCTCCTCGGTGATGTCGGTGAATGGACGGTGCTCGATCAATATCTGCTGCAATATGTTCCGGATCCCGCCATGCGGGTGACGGCCATCGCCAGCGCCTTTGCCGCCTCGCTGGAACTGGTGCGCGAGGGATCGTTGCAAATCCGGCAGGAGGGGGCTTTCCAGCCCATCTATATGCGCCGGGGCACAAGGGACGAGCGCGGAGCCAGTGCCGGAGGGACCGATAATGACGAATGA
- a CDS encoding peptidoglycan DD-metalloendopeptidase family protein, with protein sequence MFAAALLASVATGCSSDATRFGGLFSSGPDQMTTASIPARQGGGAYAQAPVPQGDMNGGYASAAPQGGYANQNMAGNSYPQSGGYGGGIQPSTARSASASPVQRSELSAPSAVASRDPSTRNEAMAQPFPSAQRQAAPSLAAPARQAAAPVTDNLTTATVRSDKNGWHTDGASSVTLRPGESITTISNRYGVPEKELLRVNGLKTASSAQAGQSILIPKFGQVRNAAKDAAGNIALNRNGDQPTPLRSPEGNVAVLPSQAAARDKVASEAGKLTPPGGKPLPPTGGYKVQPGDSLAKIARENGVSVAALKAANGLSNESIRVGQTLSMPGAGTDNVKTASVPAKEAAKAVETASAKPEPYKAPAAAAATVPAAPAATASVSDIEKKSDMASLAPESTGIGKYRWPVRGAVINNFGDNVEGSRNDGINISVPEGTPIKAAENGVVIYAGNGLKQLGNTVLVRHDDGKVTVYGNAANLDVQRGQKVQRGQTIATSGMTGSAKRPQVHFEVRKDATPVNPSGFLE encoded by the coding sequence ATGTTCGCAGCGGCATTGCTGGCAAGCGTCGCAACGGGCTGTAGCTCGGATGCAACGCGGTTCGGCGGCCTCTTTTCCAGTGGACCGGATCAGATGACCACGGCGTCAATTCCAGCCCGTCAGGGCGGCGGTGCTTATGCGCAGGCCCCGGTTCCGCAGGGCGACATGAATGGCGGTTACGCCTCTGCTGCACCGCAGGGCGGTTACGCCAACCAGAACATGGCGGGCAATTCCTATCCGCAGTCCGGCGGTTACGGCGGCGGCATCCAGCCTTCCACGGCCCGCTCGGCTTCGGCCTCTCCGGTGCAGCGTTCCGAACTGTCGGCGCCGTCGGCAGTGGCAAGCCGCGATCCGTCGACGCGCAACGAAGCCATGGCCCAGCCTTTCCCATCCGCGCAGCGACAGGCAGCTCCGTCTCTGGCCGCGCCTGCTCGCCAGGCCGCAGCACCCGTTACCGACAATCTGACCACCGCAACCGTCCGTTCCGACAAGAATGGCTGGCATACGGATGGCGCTTCTTCGGTGACGCTGCGTCCGGGCGAAAGCATCACCACCATTTCCAATCGCTACGGCGTTCCGGAAAAGGAACTGCTGCGGGTCAACGGTCTGAAAACCGCGTCGTCCGCGCAGGCTGGCCAGTCGATCCTCATTCCGAAATTCGGCCAGGTGCGCAACGCCGCCAAGGATGCCGCCGGTAATATCGCGCTGAACCGCAATGGCGACCAACCGACGCCGCTGCGCAGCCCCGAGGGCAATGTGGCCGTGCTGCCGTCGCAGGCTGCTGCTCGCGACAAGGTTGCCTCCGAGGCCGGCAAGCTGACGCCTCCCGGCGGCAAGCCGCTGCCGCCGACCGGTGGCTACAAGGTTCAGCCGGGCGACAGCCTTGCGAAGATCGCCCGTGAAAACGGCGTCTCGGTTGCAGCGCTGAAGGCCGCCAACGGTCTTTCCAACGAGAGCATCCGTGTCGGCCAGACACTTTCCATGCCGGGCGCCGGCACTGACAATGTCAAGACGGCCTCCGTTCCCGCCAAGGAAGCGGCCAAGGCAGTCGAGACCGCATCCGCCAAGCCGGAGCCCTACAAGGCCCCTGCCGCTGCTGCCGCGACTGTACCGGCCGCGCCGGCTGCCACGGCAAGTGTCAGCGATATCGAAAAGAAGTCCGACATGGCTTCTCTTGCGCCTGAATCCACGGGCATCGGCAAATATCGCTGGCCGGTTCGCGGCGCAGTCATCAACAATTTCGGTGACAATGTCGAAGGCAGCCGCAATGACGGCATCAACATCTCGGTTCCCGAGGGTACGCCGATCAAGGCCGCTGAAAACGGTGTGGTCATCTATGCCGGCAACGGTCTGAAGCAGCTCGGCAACACGGTGCTGGTGCGCCATGACGACGGCAAGGTCACTGTCTACGGCAACGCCGCCAATCTCGACGTGCAGCGTGGCCAGAAGGTCCAGCGTGGCCAGACCATCGCCACCTCGGGCATGACCGGCAGCGCCAAACGTCCGCAGGTTCACTTCGAAGTTCGCAAGGATGCGACACCGGTGAACCCATCAGGTTTCCTTGAATAG
- the scpB gene encoding SMC-Scp complex subunit ScpB yields the protein MTNDDETGEAMIAIDGVEPEPTVFSERQLKEAERIAEALVFASAEPVSIGFIAERLPRGMDVVAILHALKAAYGDRGVNLVQVGGQWAFRTAGDLSFVIRTEEKEPKKLSRAALEVLAIIAYHQPVTRAEIEEIRGVQTSRGTLDVLMEAGWVRFRGRRRTPGRPVTIGTTVEFLDHFGLEELRDLPGLEELKGAGLLSGRIPSNFGVPLPMMSDELREDEDPITQLDLEELGLLAPGGGDGDD from the coding sequence ATGACGAATGACGACGAGACCGGCGAGGCAATGATCGCGATAGATGGGGTGGAACCCGAACCCACGGTGTTTTCCGAGCGTCAGCTGAAGGAGGCTGAGCGAATTGCCGAAGCGCTGGTTTTCGCCTCGGCCGAGCCGGTTTCCATCGGTTTCATCGCCGAGCGTCTGCCGCGCGGCATGGATGTCGTCGCCATTCTGCACGCGCTGAAGGCCGCCTATGGCGACCGTGGTGTCAATCTCGTGCAGGTGGGCGGGCAATGGGCGTTCCGCACGGCGGGCGACCTTTCCTTCGTCATCCGCACGGAGGAGAAGGAGCCGAAGAAGCTGTCGCGCGCAGCGCTGGAGGTTTTGGCGATTATCGCGTATCATCAGCCGGTGACACGCGCCGAGATCGAGGAAATCCGCGGCGTGCAGACCTCACGCGGTACGCTCGACGTGCTGATGGAGGCGGGCTGGGTGCGTTTCCGCGGTCGCAGGCGAACGCCGGGCCGGCCGGTGACGATCGGCACCACCGTGGAGTTTCTCGATCATTTCGGCCTTGAGGAGTTGCGGGATCTGCCGGGCCTTGAGGAGCTGAAGGGAGCGGGACTGCTTTCGGGCCGTATCCCGTCCAATTTCGGTGTGCCTCTGCCGATGATGAGCGACGAGTTGCGTGAGGATGAAGACCCGATCACGCAGCTCGATCTGGAGGAACTGGGCCTGCTTGCACCGGGCGGTGGTGATGGTGACGATTGA
- a CDS encoding twin-arginine translocase TatA/TatE family subunit — protein sequence MGSFSVWHWLIVLVIVLVLFGRGKIPELMGDVAKGIKSFKKGMADEDQTPPPADANAKTVDHKADEIK from the coding sequence ATGGGTTCTTTTAGTGTGTGGCATTGGCTCATCGTGCTGGTGATCGTTCTCGTCCTTTTCGGACGCGGCAAGATCCCCGAATTGATGGGTGATGTCGCGAAGGGCATCAAGAGCTTCAAGAAGGGCATGGCTGACGAAGACCAGACGCCGCCGCCGGCAGATGCCAATGCGAAGACCGTCGACCACAAGGCTGACGAGATCAAGTAA